A genome region from Schistocerca americana isolate TAMUIC-IGC-003095 chromosome 1, iqSchAmer2.1, whole genome shotgun sequence includes the following:
- the LOC124619727 gene encoding double-stranded RNA-specific editase 1-like isoform X2 translates to MGGKGSPGPYPPRPRMPQQNTYQQGYSSQQSSHYSSQNQGGMQQHPSSQQQQPPPPPSQQSQQQSQPQVLPQPPPPPQLPQQQPPPPQPPKQQAAQQQPLQVPPPPPPPQEQSQMSPAAPVKNEPPGTPAAGPQMEVDPDKPNDGSEVKPKPWQKKRFPAFKVNKKLRKRKQNARLRKLLQPKNAMMVLHELKAGIKFTFQEHTNALTQTMFVVNAEVDGKVYVGQGLSKPVAKQNAAENALKALLLEKMSDAAMKAQKQDNAEVVEPMQQEVNNGAGSGDSGEGSDTEGAGAQGKPQVPEDDVPWGSLASFALYKLFTEWQNQGTHVPLPVPKQGPVLPPQAGAAAAGQPVVPGAPSPMKKIPENPTDRHPVMLLNQLKPGIQFIEVNREGTPPNLTFTMAVTVDGKTYNGVAKNKKEAKKEAAIACLAGSFNIRY, encoded by the exons CACCCATCATCACAGCAACAgcagccgccgccaccaccatctCAGCAGTCGCAGCAGCAGTCACAGCCACAGGTTCTGCCACAGCCACCACCTCCACCACAGCTGCCAcagcaacaaccaccaccaccgcaacCACCTAAGCAACAGGCAGCACAGCAGCAACCGCTACAggtaccaccacctccaccaccaccacaggaACAGTCACAAATGTCACCTGCGGCACCGGTTAAAAATGAACCTCCGGGTACACCAGCTGCTGGTCCTCAGATGGAAGTTGATCCTGATAAACCAAATGATGGAAGTGAAGTTAAACCAAAACCCTGGCAGAAGAAAAGATTTCCTGCTT TTAAGGTGAACAAGAAgctaagaaaaagaaaacaaaatgcacGACTGAGGAAGCTGTTGCAGCCAAAAAATGCTATGATGGTTCTTCACGAACTGAAAGctggaataaaatttacatttcAGGAGCATACAAATGCTCTTACACAGACTATGTTTGTCGTCAATGCTGAG GTTGATGGGAAGGTGTATGTAGGCCAAGGGCTGTCAAAACCAGTGGCTAAGCAAAATGCTGCTGAAAATGCACTAAAAGCCTTGCTTTTGGAAAAAATGTCTGATGCAGCTATGAAAGCACAGAAACAAGATAATGCAGAAGTTGTTGAACCAATGCAGCAGGAAGTAAACAATGGAGCTGGCAGTGGTGATTCTGGTGAGGGAAGTGATACTGAAGGTGCAGGAGCACAAGGAAAGCCACAAGTCCCAGAGGATGATGTGCCATGGGGAAGTTTGGCTTCATTTGCCCTGTATAAATTATTTACTGAATGGCAGAATCAAGGTACACATGTACCTCTTCCTGTTCCTAAACAGGGACCAGTATTACCACCTCAAGCCGGGGCGGCAGCAGCTGGACAG CCTGTGGTTCCGGGAGCACCTTCTCCCAtgaaaaaaattccagaaaatcCGACTGATCGCCACCCTGTTATGTTGCTAAATCAATTAAAACCGGGAATACAGTTCATTGAAGTTAACCGGGAAGGAACACCTCCAAATCTGACATTTACAATGGCAGTAACTGTTGATGGGAAAACTTACAATGGTGTGG CGAAAAACAAAAAGGAGGCGAAGAAAGAAGCAGCTATTGCATGTCTTGCTGGATCATTCAACATCCGCTACTAA